A DNA window from Haloactinospora alba contains the following coding sequences:
- a CDS encoding ATP-binding protein produces MFHSSAAHSQDREHTWTTAPAPEDHAYHPDQSSADAGGGHPTLPGGAPGPPERRRFPGMASQIKHARRFVERVLSDSPQCQTATLLISELATNAITHSDSGAAGGKFEVTVYQAPNWSRVEVRDLGSLDQPRAQHHDPYDVSENGRGLDLVEALAATWGVQKRHDGMGRLVWFELVWEDEAALPGEL; encoded by the coding sequence ATGTTCCACAGCTCCGCGGCACATTCGCAGGACCGCGAGCACACCTGGACCACTGCCCCCGCCCCGGAGGACCACGCCTACCACCCGGACCAGTCCTCAGCCGACGCCGGAGGCGGACACCCCACCCTGCCGGGCGGCGCACCAGGGCCTCCCGAGCGGCGCCGGTTCCCGGGGATGGCCAGCCAGATCAAACACGCCCGCCGGTTCGTCGAACGGGTGCTGTCCGACTCGCCACAGTGCCAGACCGCCACGCTGCTCATCAGCGAGCTCGCGACCAACGCGATCACCCACAGCGACTCCGGGGCCGCCGGAGGCAAGTTCGAGGTAACTGTCTACCAGGCACCGAACTGGAGTCGTGTCGAGGTGCGGGACCTGGGGAGTCTGGACCAGCCGCGCGCCCAGCACCACGATCCCTACGACGTGAGTGAGAACGGACGCGGTCTCGACCTGGTGGAGGCCCTCGCGGCGACGTGGGGTGTGCAGAAGCGCCATGACGGCATGGGAAGACTCGTCTGGTTCGAACTCGTCTGGGAGGACGAGGCCGCGCTCCCGGGAGAGCTCTAG
- a CDS encoding PhoX family protein, which yields MSESAPRRRLLPLLGHNGGRSRATCRFRCGDACFHDAPNTSDNPYFGDVLAAALSRRSVLRAGALGAGASAVGLAGFAPAAADPTNGKGNPRLRFDSVSPNTADAVTVPQDYDHNIVIRWGDPVLPDAPDFDFENQTPEAQQKQFGYNCDYVAFHELDADRGLLWVNHEYTNESLMFAGYTDGNDAGVEQIRVSMAAHGGSLLEVERVPDTGGWRPAGGSRWFNRRVTATTPIEVSGPASGDELLRTEDDPEGTTVRGMLNNCSGGMTPWGTILTGEENFHQYFVGGEGAPEEAKEALRRYGIPVTGDTREGNRRFDRAEERFDLSRHPREANRFGYVVEIDPLNPYAPPRKRTMLGRFKHEAANPRITEDGRVAVYMGDDERFEYMYKFVSDKRYKRGAHWHNATLLDSGTLYVARLSGNSPEEEIDGSGELPEDGGFDGSGTWVPLCDATRSFVDGFTVAEVLVHTRMAADTVNATKMDRPEDFEPNPVTGKVYCALTKNSARSPEQADEPNPRAQNKYGHILEISERGNDAGAEEFGWSLPIVCGDPEDASSYFAGYDKSRVMPVATPDNLAFDEHGNLWISTDGQPSSLGINDGLHAVPMHGKYRGALKSFATVPLGAECCGPFITPDQKTVFIAPQHPGEGGSVEEPESTWPDGDFPRPSVVSIWHTKGKDVGS from the coding sequence GTGTCCGAATCCGCGCCCCGTCGCCGCCTGCTTCCCCTGCTCGGACATAACGGTGGCAGGTCCCGGGCGACGTGCCGTTTCCGCTGCGGTGACGCGTGCTTTCACGACGCCCCCAACACCAGTGACAACCCCTACTTCGGCGACGTCCTCGCTGCCGCGTTGTCGCGCCGCAGTGTGCTGCGTGCCGGAGCGCTCGGAGCGGGAGCGTCCGCCGTCGGCCTGGCGGGGTTCGCCCCGGCCGCGGCCGACCCCACCAACGGGAAGGGCAACCCCCGGCTGCGTTTCGACAGCGTCAGCCCCAACACGGCGGACGCGGTGACGGTCCCGCAGGACTACGACCACAACATCGTGATCCGGTGGGGTGACCCCGTACTGCCGGACGCGCCCGACTTCGACTTCGAGAACCAGACCCCGGAGGCGCAGCAGAAACAGTTCGGCTACAACTGCGACTACGTCGCCTTCCACGAACTCGACGCGGACCGCGGACTGCTCTGGGTGAACCACGAGTACACCAACGAGTCCCTGATGTTCGCCGGCTACACGGACGGCAACGACGCCGGGGTGGAGCAGATCAGGGTCTCCATGGCCGCGCACGGCGGTTCGCTGCTCGAGGTGGAGCGCGTTCCGGACACCGGCGGATGGCGGCCGGCCGGGGGAAGCCGCTGGTTCAACCGCCGCGTCACCGCCACCACCCCGATCGAGGTGTCCGGCCCCGCCAGCGGGGACGAGCTGCTGCGCACGGAGGACGACCCCGAGGGCACCACCGTGCGGGGGATGCTGAACAACTGTTCCGGCGGTATGACCCCCTGGGGCACCATCCTCACGGGGGAGGAGAACTTCCACCAGTACTTCGTTGGTGGGGAGGGCGCCCCCGAGGAGGCGAAGGAGGCACTCCGGCGCTACGGAATCCCCGTGACGGGGGACACGCGCGAGGGGAACCGGCGCTTCGACCGAGCGGAGGAGCGTTTCGACCTCTCCCGCCATCCCAGGGAGGCCAACCGTTTCGGGTACGTCGTCGAGATCGACCCGCTCAACCCCTACGCTCCGCCGCGCAAACGCACCATGCTGGGCAGGTTCAAGCACGAGGCGGCCAACCCCCGCATCACCGAGGACGGCCGGGTCGCCGTGTACATGGGTGACGACGAACGCTTCGAGTACATGTACAAGTTCGTGAGCGACAAGCGCTACAAGCGGGGCGCGCACTGGCACAACGCCACGCTCCTCGACTCGGGCACGCTCTACGTCGCCCGCCTGAGCGGCAACAGCCCCGAGGAGGAGATCGACGGTTCCGGGGAGCTCCCCGAGGACGGCGGGTTCGACGGTTCGGGGACCTGGGTGCCGCTGTGCGACGCCACGCGCAGTTTCGTGGACGGTTTCACCGTCGCCGAGGTCCTGGTGCACACCCGCATGGCGGCCGACACCGTCAACGCGACCAAGATGGACCGGCCCGAGGACTTCGAGCCCAACCCCGTCACCGGCAAGGTCTACTGCGCGCTGACCAAGAACTCGGCCCGCTCCCCGGAGCAGGCCGACGAGCCCAACCCGCGCGCGCAGAACAAGTACGGCCACATCCTGGAGATCAGCGAGCGCGGGAACGACGCCGGCGCCGAGGAGTTCGGCTGGAGCCTACCCATCGTCTGCGGCGACCCCGAGGACGCGAGCAGTTACTTCGCCGGTTACGACAAGTCCAGGGTGATGCCGGTCGCAACGCCGGACAACCTCGCCTTCGACGAGCACGGCAACCTGTGGATCTCCACCGACGGCCAGCCCTCGTCGCTGGGGATCAACGACGGCCTGCACGCGGTCCCGATGCACGGGAAGTACCGGGGCGCCCTCAAGTCGTTCGCGACGGTCCCCCTCGGTGCCGAGTGCTGCGGACCGTTCATCACACCGGACCAGAAGACCGTGTTCATCGCGCCGCAACACCCAGGGGAGGGGGGAAGCGTCGAGGAACCGGAGAGTACGTGGCCCGACGGTGACTTCCCGCGCCCCTCCGTCGTGTCGATCTGGCACACCAAGGGCAAGGATGTGGGGTCCTGA
- the mgrA gene encoding L-glyceraldehyde 3-phosphate reductase, which yields MVREADVPRIDVPSAGVHHADPQRYDGRMPYRRSGRSGLDLPAVSLGLWQNFGDDRSLATQRAVLRRAFDLGITHMDLANNYGPPPGAAELNFGRILREDFRPYRDELVISTKAGYPMWPGPYGSGGSRKYLLASLDQSLARMGLDYVDIFYSHRADPSTPLEETMAALDTAVRSGRALYAGISSYSAERTARAASIMRELGTPLLIHQPSYSMVNRWIEDQNLLGTLDDQGMGCIAFSPLAQGLLTDKYLGGIPPNSRARVGKAFSTDWLSGENLDRVRALDGIARGRGQTLAQLALTWAMRDERVTSVLIGASSVEQLEDSVAAVHGPALSEDELADIDRHAEDLGVNIWRRSSES from the coding sequence ATGGTGCGCGAAGCTGACGTTCCCCGGATCGATGTTCCCAGCGCGGGTGTTCACCACGCCGACCCGCAGCGTTACGACGGCCGGATGCCCTACCGGCGCAGCGGACGCAGCGGATTGGACCTTCCCGCCGTCTCGTTGGGACTGTGGCAGAATTTCGGCGACGACCGTTCTCTCGCCACCCAACGGGCGGTGCTGCGCCGGGCCTTCGACTTGGGAATCACCCATATGGACCTGGCGAACAACTACGGTCCCCCGCCCGGCGCCGCGGAACTCAATTTCGGACGGATCCTGCGCGAGGATTTCCGTCCGTACCGGGACGAGCTGGTTATATCCACCAAAGCGGGGTATCCGATGTGGCCCGGCCCCTACGGCAGCGGGGGGTCGCGGAAGTACCTGCTCGCCAGCCTGGACCAGTCACTGGCGCGCATGGGGCTGGACTACGTCGACATCTTCTACAGCCACCGGGCCGACCCCAGCACACCGCTGGAGGAGACGATGGCGGCGCTGGACACCGCGGTGCGGTCCGGCAGGGCGCTGTACGCGGGGATATCCTCCTACTCGGCGGAACGCACTGCGCGGGCGGCGTCGATCATGCGCGAGCTCGGGACCCCGCTTCTCATCCACCAGCCGTCCTACTCGATGGTCAACCGGTGGATCGAGGACCAGAACCTGCTGGGAACCCTGGACGACCAGGGAATGGGGTGTATCGCGTTCTCCCCGCTGGCCCAGGGTTTGCTGACCGACAAGTACCTCGGCGGCATCCCCCCGAATTCCCGGGCGCGGGTCGGAAAGGCGTTCTCCACGGACTGGCTGAGCGGGGAGAACCTGGACCGGGTGCGCGCGCTGGACGGTATCGCCCGCGGACGCGGCCAGACGCTGGCGCAACTGGCCCTGACGTGGGCCATGCGGGACGAACGGGTGACCTCGGTCCTCATCGGGGCGAGCAGCGTGGAGCAGCTCGAGGACAGCGTCGCGGCGGTGCACGGCCCCGCCCTTTCCGAGGACGAACTCGCCGATATCGACCGCCACGCCGAGGATCTCGGGGTCAACATCTGGCGCCGTTCCAGCGAAAGCTGA